From one Rosa rugosa chromosome 4, drRosRugo1.1, whole genome shotgun sequence genomic stretch:
- the LOC133746453 gene encoding serine/threonine-protein kinase SAPK2-like, with product MERYEIVKDIGSGTSGVARLVRDICTGEHFAVKFIERGNKINENVQEEIMNHRSLKHPNIVQFKEVLLTPTHLAIVMEYAAGGELYERICKAGRFRENEARFFFQQLISGVDYCHTMKVCHRDLKLENALLDDSTAPRVKICDFGSSESLLLHSWQKSTAGTPAYIAPEVLSEKQYDGAIADVWSCGVSLYVMIVGAYPFEDPKDPMNFRKTILRTLTVYYSIPDNVRVSVECRDLLAKIFVANPEKRITISEIKNHCWFLKNLPMEMWEGGSWESNDVNHPSQSIEEVQSIIQEARKPLKVPTVSRHLLGSSMAIDDAELNKW from the exons ATGGAGAGGTATGAGATTGTGAAAGATATTGGGTCTGGGACTTCTGGGGTAGCAAGGTTGGTAAGAGATATATGTACCGGAGAACACTTTGCCGTTAAGTTCATCGAGAGAGGCAACAAG ATCAATGAAAATGTACAAGAAGAAATCATGAACCACAGATCCTTGAAGCATCCCAATATTGTTCAATTCAAAGAG GTCCTCCTGACACCAACTCATCTAGCCATTGTGATGGAGTATGCTGCTGGAGGAGAACTCTATGAGAGAATATGCAAAGCCGGTAGATTTAGAGAGAATGAG GCAAGGTTTTTCTTCCAGCAATTGATATCAGGAGTTGATTACTGCCATACAATG AAAGTATGTCATAGAGACCTTAAGCTTGAAAATGCACTCTTAGATGACAGCACAGCACCTCGGGTGAAAATATGCGATTTTGGATCCTCAGAg TCACTACTACTACATTCTTGGCAAAAATCTACTGCGGGAACACCGGCTTATATTGCACCTGAGGTCCTATCTGAAAAACAATATGATGGAGCG ATTGCAGATGTTTGGTCTTGTGGAGTCTCCCTATATGTCATGATTGTTGGAGCATATCCCTTTGAAGATCCTAAAGACCCTATGAACTTTAGAAAAACAATTCTG CGGACCCTTACTGTATACTACTCAATCCCTGATAATGTACGAGTTTCTGTGGAATGTAGAGACTTGCTCGCTAAGATATTTGTGGCAAACCCAGAAAAG AGAATTacaatttcagaaattaagaaCCACTGTTGGTTCTTGAAGAATTTACCTATGGAAATGTGGGAAGGAGGAAGTTGGGAAAGCAATGATGTAAACCATCCATCCCAAAGCATTGAAGAAGTCCAGTCTATAATACAAGAGGCAAGAAAACCTTTAAAGGTCCCAACTGTCAGTAGGCATCTCCTTGGAAGCAGCATGGCTATTGATGATGCTGAATTAAACAAGTGGTGA